Proteins from one Paraburkholderia acidisoli genomic window:
- a CDS encoding TetR family transcriptional regulator: MKNRPAVSRSSEEQGTEPRKRNPEESRKRLLLAGMSHFSRFGLGGARVTDIIAEAQMSHRMLYHYYENKEQLYVATLEFAYEQVRLSEVALHMNEMKPLDGVRRLVEFTFDYYVEKPEFMGLLSQENLNGGAYITSSKTIRAIQSPLLETLADLSARGVEDGTFAEPFDPLHLYIDIAGLCYFALSNRSTLSAVFSSRVAKPAFLKERRQHVVKLVTAALTNRNPPA; the protein is encoded by the coding sequence ATGAAAAATAGACCTGCCGTCAGCCGATCGAGCGAGGAACAAGGCACTGAGCCGCGCAAGCGCAATCCGGAGGAAAGCCGCAAGCGCCTGCTGCTTGCCGGCATGAGCCACTTCTCGCGCTTCGGGCTGGGCGGCGCGCGCGTGACCGACATCATCGCGGAGGCGCAGATGTCGCACCGCATGCTCTACCACTACTACGAGAACAAGGAGCAGCTCTACGTGGCGACGCTCGAGTTCGCGTACGAACAGGTGCGGCTCTCCGAGGTGGCGTTGCACATGAACGAGATGAAGCCGCTCGACGGCGTGCGGCGTCTCGTCGAATTCACGTTCGATTACTACGTCGAGAAGCCCGAATTCATGGGCTTGCTGAGCCAGGAGAATTTGAATGGCGGCGCTTATATCACGAGTTCGAAGACGATTCGTGCGATCCAGTCGCCGTTGCTCGAAACGCTCGCCGACCTGAGCGCGCGAGGCGTGGAGGACGGCACCTTCGCCGAGCCGTTCGACCCGCTGCATCTCTACATCGACATCGCGGGTCTGTGCTATTTCGCGCTCTCGAACCGCTCGACGCTTTCCGCTGTATTCAGCTCGCGCGTGGCCAAGCCCGCGTTCCTGAAGGAGCGTCGCCAGCACGTGGTGAAGCTGGTCACGGCCGCGCTGACCAATCGCAATCCGCCCGCTTAA
- a CDS encoding MaoC family dehydratase, whose amino-acid sequence MFRKTVSESDVYLFAGITGDLSPNHVDEAAMKQTPYGGRIAHGALLVGYMSACSTMACAKTRNSAKEVPVSLGYDRIRFLKGVRIGDTVTVTYTISEIDTVKRRSVANIEITTEDGSVAVVANHILKWVENA is encoded by the coding sequence GTGTTCCGCAAGACGGTTTCGGAGTCGGACGTTTATCTTTTCGCAGGCATTACGGGCGATCTTTCGCCGAACCATGTGGACGAAGCGGCGATGAAGCAAACGCCTTACGGCGGTCGCATCGCACACGGCGCGTTGCTGGTCGGGTACATGTCCGCGTGCTCGACCATGGCCTGCGCGAAAACCCGCAATTCGGCGAAGGAAGTCCCGGTCTCGCTGGGCTACGATCGCATCCGCTTCCTGAAAGGGGTGCGTATCGGTGATACAGTAACCGTCACTTATACGATCAGCGAGATCGATACGGTCAAACGGCGCTCGGTGGCCAACATCGAGATCACGACCGAAGACGGATCGGTCGCCGTCGTGGCCAACCATATTCTCAAGTGGGTCGAAAACGCCTGA
- a CDS encoding acyl CoA:acetate/3-ketoacid CoA transferase — translation MKKTVLAQSELAGWLASVGDGATVVTTGSGGGLLEPDELLAGFEAAFLKTGHPAQLTLVHALGIGDKSAKGTNRFAHEGMVKRVIGGHWTWSPKMLDMARDGEIEAYCLPSGAIVHLVREIGAGRPGLFTHVGLGTFVDPRLGGGRVNANTTEEIVELATIDGREYLRYKPFKVDIGLVRGTVADEDGNISAIEEPADLDAYNVALAAHNCGGKVIAQVREIVPRGTIRPREVSIPGNLVDAIVVCPEQMQTYFGDYDLSLAGLVQSDEHPPMPDFSDAMRRIIAGRAAQELVPGSTLNFGFGMSADVAALIAQRGAKGEYWFTVEQGLHNGSLMTGDLFGIARNPSAIVSSAAQFDLYSGGGLDQTFLGMAEMDGHGNVNVSHIAGRMSGPGGFIDITQGARSIVFCGSFAAKGLKVHAADGQLTIASHGQIPKLVEHVSGITFSGAEAIRRGQQVTYVTERAVFRLTAEGIELIEVAPGVDIQRDILDRMAFTPIVRSPKPMDAALFASSDALTHAY, via the coding sequence CTCCTCGCCGGCTTCGAGGCGGCGTTTCTCAAAACCGGCCATCCCGCGCAACTCACGCTGGTTCACGCGCTCGGTATCGGCGACAAATCGGCGAAAGGCACCAACCGCTTCGCGCACGAAGGCATGGTCAAACGCGTGATCGGCGGGCACTGGACGTGGTCGCCGAAGATGCTGGACATGGCGCGCGACGGCGAAATCGAGGCGTATTGCCTGCCGAGCGGCGCGATCGTTCATCTCGTGCGCGAAATCGGCGCGGGCCGCCCCGGCCTCTTCACGCACGTCGGGCTGGGCACATTCGTCGATCCGCGACTGGGCGGCGGCCGCGTCAATGCGAACACCACCGAGGAAATCGTCGAACTCGCCACCATCGACGGCCGCGAATATCTGCGCTACAAGCCGTTCAAGGTCGACATCGGGCTCGTGCGCGGCACCGTGGCCGACGAAGACGGCAACATCAGCGCGATCGAGGAACCCGCCGATCTCGACGCCTACAACGTCGCGCTCGCCGCGCACAACTGCGGCGGCAAGGTGATCGCGCAGGTGCGCGAGATCGTGCCGCGCGGCACGATTCGTCCGCGCGAAGTGTCCATTCCCGGCAACCTGGTCGATGCCATCGTGGTGTGCCCCGAGCAGATGCAAACCTATTTCGGCGACTACGATCTCTCGCTCGCGGGCCTCGTGCAGTCCGACGAACATCCGCCCATGCCAGACTTCTCCGACGCCATGCGCCGCATCATCGCCGGGCGCGCCGCGCAGGAACTCGTGCCGGGCTCCACACTCAACTTCGGCTTCGGCATGTCGGCCGACGTCGCCGCGCTCATCGCGCAGCGCGGCGCCAAAGGCGAGTACTGGTTCACCGTCGAACAAGGTTTGCACAACGGCTCGCTGATGACGGGCGACTTGTTCGGCATCGCGCGCAATCCCTCGGCGATCGTTTCCTCCGCGGCGCAATTTGATCTGTACAGCGGCGGCGGACTCGATCAGACCTTCCTCGGCATGGCGGAGATGGACGGCCACGGCAACGTCAACGTCTCGCATATCGCGGGGCGCATGAGCGGCCCCGGCGGCTTCATCGACATCACGCAGGGCGCGCGCAGCATCGTGTTTTGCGGCAGTTTCGCGGCCAAGGGGCTCAAGGTTCACGCGGCGGACGGCCAGTTGACCATCGCCTCGCACGGCCAGATTCCGAAGCTCGTCGAGCACGTGTCGGGCATCACCTTCTCCGGCGCCGAAGCGATCCGGCGCGGGCAGCAGGTGACGTACGTGACCGAACGCGCGGTGTTCCGTCTCACGGCGGAAGGCATCGAACTGATCGAAGTCGCGCCCGGTGTCGATATCCAGCGCGACATTCTCGACCGCATGGCCTTCACGCCGATCGTGCGTTCGCCCAAACCGATGGACGCCGCGCTGTTCGCATCGAGCGACGCACTGACTCACGCGTACTGA